A region from the Myxococcales bacterium genome encodes:
- a CDS encoding sigma-70 family RNA polymerase sigma factor, with the protein MRKKRLDARSFGEFVFPHLDVLYGVALRLTRNAADAEDLVQETLLKAYRFREQFAAGTNLKAWLLRILVNTHFNHYRRRKRASALEEEHTALAVVDGLVNREAMDWFTNPVDTAQRAIVDREIRDVVDRLPEDYRVVLLLADVEELSYKEISVVVDCPVGTVMSRLYRARRAVQGQLFDQAQAHGIVPEAKNASNFPPAPVRLATYRRKKEQAS; encoded by the coding sequence ATGCGGAAAAAGAGGCTAGATGCCCGGTCTTTTGGTGAGTTCGTCTTCCCTCATTTGGACGTCCTTTATGGGGTAGCGCTTCGGCTTACGCGAAATGCCGCGGACGCCGAGGATTTGGTGCAGGAGACGCTCCTTAAAGCATACCGATTTAGAGAGCAGTTCGCCGCAGGGACGAACTTGAAGGCATGGCTCTTGCGTATTCTCGTCAATACGCACTTCAACCATTACCGAAGACGCAAGCGCGCCTCTGCGCTTGAGGAAGAGCATACAGCCCTTGCAGTCGTTGACGGCTTGGTCAACCGTGAGGCGATGGATTGGTTTACCAATCCCGTCGATACAGCCCAACGGGCAATCGTGGACCGAGAGATCCGCGACGTGGTGGATCGTCTGCCTGAAGATTATCGCGTAGTCCTGTTGCTCGCAGATGTCGAGGAGCTGTCTTACAAAGAAATAAGTGTCGTTGTCGACTGTCCTGTGGGAACGGTGATGTCTCGACTGTATCGTGCCAGGCGTGCAGTTCAAGGGCAGCTTTTTGACCAAGCCCAGGCTCACGGCATTGTACCTGAGGCTAAGAACGCTTCGAACTTCCCCCCGGCTCCCGTGCGTCTCGCGACGTATCGCCGCAAGAAGGAGCAGGCATCATGA
- a CDS encoding response regulator, which yields MERILILDSDPTFSQTVRDGFERLGAQVEVVADGNRALAAAKALTPDLILLSVELQNLNGWVVCKKLRATAHLKDIPLFVLSSEATVEIFEQHRRLSARADGYIHKPVSFDELLEHVRAVLPFEDMPVDDMSDAISVDDSGMYVEEVADKSNHHAPADADDQTNVDAEIEDFTESAFGSLIIQDDKKYVEQFPDQTDVNMTAPLGAMAVAGHDADHRDKEIERLRQDLHAAREEIDGLMDTAKRRATEADRLQSQMEVLRSNVSQEKGAPTASGRELLDLRESLNRKDKEILDLRDQVTGRDRQLIEASDAALTKEREHNDLRERISALQKEIEAGRVQNTGLVADKAKLSQQLSELRERLAGVEDEVAHAQETLEATRRGHEDAIQALQTTHGQELLALRKDLEDSSEQGQMALKNEHKRQIQRLTAEHEDATVALRDKLQQKHETELRHLQTKHAEELALLGRRLEEMESNLEATEGALRQSEAMAEAARIELTSTIETLRRERQTVVEERDKTVNAFKDAAEKAAALEGQLEQQTLRVETLQRSQTDLQHQLDSAVDKITSDEEFLQRARKAIAITATLLDEQKNNRLA from the coding sequence ATGGAGCGTATCCTAATACTCGACAGCGACCCGACGTTTTCACAGACCGTGCGGGATGGATTTGAGCGATTGGGCGCGCAGGTCGAAGTCGTAGCAGATGGCAATCGTGCGCTGGCGGCAGCCAAAGCTTTAACACCGGACTTGATACTACTGTCGGTGGAACTGCAAAATCTCAATGGCTGGGTCGTATGTAAGAAGCTCCGCGCCACTGCCCATCTGAAAGACATTCCACTTTTTGTGCTTTCAAGCGAAGCTACGGTGGAAATATTCGAACAACACAGACGCCTTAGCGCACGCGCCGATGGCTACATTCATAAGCCGGTGTCCTTTGATGAGTTGCTGGAACATGTGCGTGCAGTTTTGCCCTTTGAAGACATGCCGGTGGATGATATGAGCGATGCCATTAGCGTAGATGATTCAGGAATGTACGTCGAAGAGGTGGCGGACAAAAGTAATCACCATGCTCCTGCGGATGCCGATGATCAAACAAATGTGGATGCTGAGATAGAGGACTTTACTGAATCGGCATTTGGATCTTTGATCATTCAGGATGATAAAAAATACGTGGAGCAGTTTCCGGATCAGACGGACGTCAATATGACGGCACCCTTGGGCGCGATGGCCGTAGCCGGACATGACGCAGATCATCGAGATAAAGAGATCGAGCGTTTGCGCCAGGATCTACACGCTGCGCGCGAAGAGATTGACGGGTTGATGGACACCGCAAAGCGCCGGGCCACAGAAGCGGACCGCCTTCAGAGCCAAATGGAAGTTTTGCGAAGCAACGTTAGTCAAGAGAAGGGGGCGCCTACCGCATCCGGGCGCGAGCTGTTGGATCTCAGGGAGTCTTTAAACCGAAAGGACAAAGAGATTCTCGACTTGCGCGATCAGGTGACTGGCAGAGATAGGCAATTAATCGAGGCCAGCGATGCCGCACTTACCAAGGAGCGGGAGCATAACGATTTGCGAGAGCGGATTTCGGCCCTACAGAAGGAAATAGAGGCAGGCCGCGTGCAAAACACCGGTCTAGTGGCCGATAAAGCCAAACTCTCTCAGCAGCTAAGTGAGCTTCGCGAGCGGTTGGCAGGCGTGGAGGATGAGGTCGCCCACGCTCAAGAAACCTTAGAAGCCACGAGGCGCGGCCATGAGGATGCTATTCAAGCGCTGCAGACCACGCATGGACAGGAACTTTTGGCGCTTCGAAAGGATCTGGAAGACTCTTCAGAGCAGGGCCAGATGGCGCTAAAGAATGAGCACAAACGCCAGATTCAGAGGCTCACCGCGGAGCATGAGGATGCCACCGTGGCGCTTCGCGATAAGCTCCAGCAAAAGCACGAGACGGAATTGCGGCATTTGCAGACCAAGCACGCCGAGGAATTGGCCTTGCTCGGCCGTAGGCTTGAGGAGATGGAATCGAACCTCGAAGCTACGGAGGGAGCGCTTAGGCAAAGCGAAGCGATGGCCGAAGCTGCGCGTATCGAGTTGACGAGTACCATTGAGACGCTCAGGCGTGAACGCCAAACGGTGGTAGAAGAGCGAGACAAGACTGTTAACGCGTTTAAGGACGCGGCCGAAAAAGCGGCTGCGCTCGAAGGGCAGCTAGAGCAGCAGACTTTACGCGTTGAGACGCTGCAGCGGTCGCAGACAGACCTTCAACATCAATTGGACTCAGCGGTAGATAAGATCACCAGCGACGAAGAGTTTTTACAACGCGCGCGCAAAGCCATCGCTATTACAGCCACATTGTTGGACGAACAAAAAAATAATCGCTTGGCCTAG
- a CDS encoding zf-HC2 domain-containing protein — translation MKCSVLREDLDAYLDGECSASSRIEFESHLLRCDGCRDLMDALNAQRACVRRAFLDEGTPSEVKERLQRRFFEEAEEWDAPYESHAPLIRFVPMQWKYVLPTAALGVALFSVLRVVDDSGVQEAATGSIGLFGEVERLHAHRLPMDIEDAEALPAYFSDKVPVPVYAIAFDQGSVRFSGARYAQIQQKPAATLYYLSDGRRITVVVSESYPYGRWRQGKKVSIGGRDIYYYRVAGRTISAFEDNGVLYTFAGDLPPRQMLKLAGSMHVR, via the coding sequence ATGAAATGTAGCGTCCTTCGCGAGGATCTCGATGCGTATTTGGATGGGGAATGCAGTGCTAGCAGCCGCATCGAATTTGAGAGTCATTTGTTACGGTGTGATGGATGTCGGGATCTCATGGACGCTCTTAATGCACAGCGCGCCTGCGTAAGACGTGCCTTTTTGGATGAGGGAACGCCTTCTGAGGTTAAAGAGCGCCTTCAGCGACGGTTCTTTGAGGAAGCCGAGGAGTGGGATGCCCCCTACGAATCCCACGCGCCCTTGATACGTTTTGTTCCCATGCAATGGAAGTACGTGTTGCCGACGGCTGCCTTGGGGGTTGCGCTGTTTTCGGTGCTTCGCGTTGTCGACGATTCTGGCGTCCAGGAGGCGGCGACTGGATCCATAGGTTTGTTTGGTGAGGTGGAGCGCCTGCATGCCCACCGCCTGCCCATGGATATTGAAGATGCGGAAGCGCTGCCTGCTTACTTTAGCGACAAAGTTCCGGTGCCCGTCTACGCCATTGCCTTCGATCAGGGCAGTGTGCGATTTTCAGGCGCTCGGTATGCTCAGATTCAACAAAAGCCTGCAGCGACTCTCTATTACTTGTCGGACGGGCGGCGGATCACCGTGGTCGTCTCCGAGTCCTACCCGTACGGGAGGTGGCGGCAGGGGAAGAAGGTAAGCATAGGGGGCCGAGATATTTATTATTACCGTGTCGCGGGCCGGACCATTTCGGCCTTCGAAGACAATGGGGTGCTCTATACCTTTGCTGGCGATTTGCCTCCTCGGCAGATGTTAAAGCTAGCCGGCTCAATGCATGTCCGCTGA
- a CDS encoding inorganic phosphate transporter, with protein MEPSTIVAIVAIVTGLYMAWNIGANDVANAMGTSVGSGALTLKRALIVAAVFEFAGAMLVGGTVTDTVSKGIVDLESIDATSVELAMGMACCLLASAMWLHIASYMGWPVSTTHSIVGSVLGFGMIAGGPSSIHWPNVAVITTSWVISPILGALTAYAMFVHIRRRILSTENPLHAMHRHGPFLLFPVGAMLALSLIYKGLKPLHLDLSLRTSILIGLGVGALFVLVSAPLLGRMTREAHQLSLHKNLRRTEKVFLVLQIITASFVAFAHGSNDVANAVGPMAAVFHLLSGNPAAKVKISFYVLIVGACGIVFGLATYGYKVIATVGSKITELTPSRGFAAEFATASTILIASKLGLPISTTHTLVGAVIGVGLARSVGAIDTDVLRGIAASWFVTVPLTALLSAILYKLSSFLV; from the coding sequence ATGGAACCTTCAACGATAGTCGCGATCGTTGCCATCGTGACCGGCCTCTACATGGCATGGAACATCGGGGCCAACGATGTGGCCAATGCGATGGGAACCTCCGTTGGGTCAGGGGCCCTAACCCTCAAGCGCGCCCTCATCGTCGCTGCGGTGTTTGAGTTTGCGGGCGCCATGCTGGTCGGCGGAACGGTCACAGACACCGTTAGTAAAGGCATCGTCGATCTCGAATCCATTGACGCTACATCGGTAGAACTCGCCATGGGGATGGCTTGTTGTTTGCTAGCGTCAGCCATGTGGCTTCACATTGCCAGCTATATGGGGTGGCCTGTATCGACCACTCACAGCATTGTTGGTTCCGTTCTCGGCTTCGGCATGATAGCCGGCGGACCCTCCAGCATCCACTGGCCGAACGTCGCGGTCATCACCACGTCCTGGGTGATTTCACCCATTCTTGGAGCGCTCACAGCATATGCAATGTTTGTTCATATTCGTAGGCGGATTCTCTCGACGGAGAATCCTTTACACGCGATGCACCGGCATGGCCCCTTTTTGCTGTTTCCCGTAGGCGCCATGCTGGCACTAAGCTTGATTTACAAGGGACTTAAACCTTTACATCTCGATCTATCGCTCCGCACATCAATCCTTATCGGCTTGGGCGTCGGTGCGCTGTTTGTGCTGGTAAGCGCGCCCTTACTTGGGCGTATGACCCGGGAAGCGCACCAACTCTCTTTGCACAAGAATCTTCGTCGGACGGAGAAGGTCTTTCTGGTGCTTCAGATAATCACAGCCTCATTTGTCGCCTTTGCCCACGGCAGCAACGACGTCGCCAACGCGGTGGGGCCCATGGCCGCTGTATTCCATCTCCTGAGCGGAAACCCGGCTGCAAAGGTAAAAATCTCGTTTTATGTGCTTATTGTGGGTGCCTGCGGCATCGTGTTTGGACTCGCAACCTATGGCTATAAGGTCATCGCGACCGTCGGAAGCAAAATCACCGAACTTACACCCTCTCGCGGTTTCGCCGCCGAGTTTGCAACCGCGAGCACTATCCTCATCGCAAGCAAGCTGGGGCTTCCGATTAGCACGACCCACACTCTGGTGGGGGCCGTCATTGGCGTGGGGTTGGCTCGAAGCGTGGGAGCCATCGATACCGACGTGTTACGCGGTATCGCTGCAAGTTGGTTCGTCACAGTGCCTTTGACGGCACTGCTTTCTGCTATACTATACAAACTTTCGTCATTTCTTGTCTAA
- a CDS encoding aldehyde dehydrogenase family protein, which produces MKSHDPMLGDYLDGGFTSTLRASQTITVRSPADTIDIVATHAVSVAHVDVAVHSARRAFRAWRRTPASERDAALRRYQAALQRYLEPIATTITREVGKPISEARQEVSAMISKVDVMLTEGRTFTADRVLKDVPGEIRHRPLGPLLVIGPFNFPGHLPNGQLVPALASGNPVIFKPSEKAPTTGSWIAQCIHEAGFPKGVFNMVQGDGTTAQQLAQHSDIAGILFTGSLAVGQAIAIANAERIDRLIALELGGKNASIVLEDADLDFAVQQITFAAYATSGQRCTSTSRVIVARPILDEFCAKLTHATKQLTVGYPFDENVFMGPVISEATRQTLLAAQSAALSCGYVALVRGSVVDVPGRTGFYLSPSLLLAPHTRAMVPGYSDVELFGPNLAVYAVGDVDEGIEVANNTSFGLAAAVFTRSSDVFAYVADELDVGMVHFNRSTAGASGRLPFGGTKLSGNHRVAGIFANRLCTYPQAILLPSRPR; this is translated from the coding sequence GTGAAATCACATGACCCAATGCTGGGTGACTACCTGGATGGCGGCTTCACTAGCACGCTCCGGGCATCGCAAACTATCACCGTGCGCAGTCCCGCGGATACGATCGACATTGTTGCGACTCACGCTGTCAGCGTGGCACATGTCGATGTCGCGGTGCATAGCGCCCGTCGTGCCTTTCGAGCCTGGCGGCGAACGCCCGCGTCCGAAAGGGACGCTGCATTGCGTCGTTACCAAGCAGCGCTGCAGCGGTATCTCGAACCGATAGCGACGACCATCACCCGAGAAGTGGGCAAGCCTATCAGTGAAGCACGGCAAGAGGTCTCTGCCATGATCAGCAAAGTCGATGTGATGCTCACCGAAGGCCGCACCTTCACGGCCGATCGTGTGCTGAAGGACGTGCCCGGGGAAATCCGACATCGCCCACTCGGGCCCCTCCTCGTTATTGGACCGTTCAATTTTCCCGGCCACCTCCCCAATGGTCAGCTTGTCCCCGCTTTGGCATCGGGTAATCCAGTTATTTTCAAGCCAAGCGAGAAGGCGCCTACCACCGGCTCGTGGATTGCCCAATGCATACACGAAGCGGGGTTCCCCAAGGGCGTATTCAACATGGTGCAGGGGGACGGCACTACTGCACAACAGCTCGCGCAGCATTCCGACATTGCGGGTATCCTTTTCACGGGGTCTCTTGCCGTTGGGCAAGCGATTGCCATTGCCAATGCTGAACGCATCGACCGATTGATAGCGCTGGAGCTTGGCGGCAAGAATGCGTCCATCGTCCTCGAGGACGCGGATCTTGATTTCGCGGTACAGCAGATTACATTTGCCGCGTATGCAACCTCGGGCCAGCGCTGTACCTCGACATCCAGGGTGATCGTGGCGCGCCCCATTTTGGACGAGTTCTGCGCGAAGCTTACACACGCAACGAAGCAGCTCACTGTGGGCTATCCTTTCGACGAAAACGTATTTATGGGGCCGGTGATCTCCGAGGCCACGCGGCAAACGTTACTTGCTGCACAATCCGCCGCTCTCTCGTGCGGGTATGTGGCGTTGGTGCGAGGAAGCGTTGTTGACGTGCCCGGCCGCACCGGCTTTTACTTGTCGCCGTCCCTGCTTTTGGCGCCTCATACGCGAGCTATGGTACCTGGATATTCCGACGTTGAACTGTTCGGTCCGAATTTGGCCGTATACGCCGTTGGAGACGTCGACGAAGGCATTGAGGTGGCCAACAATACGTCTTTTGGGCTCGCTGCAGCAGTGTTCACGCGCTCTTCAGATGTGTTTGCGTACGTGGCGGATGAGCTCGATGTGGGCATGGTCCACTTCAACCGATCCACAGCAGGCGCCAGCGGGCGCTTGCCATTTGGCGGGACAAAGCTTAGCGGCAATCACCGAGTAGCGGGAATATTCGCGAATCGATTGTGCACCTATCCGCAAGCTATTTTGCTTCCGTCCAGACCCCGCTAG
- a CDS encoding TIGR00153 family protein produces the protein MRIPLAGLFVRSPLLQLGELMNRVVECCERVPDLFEKLIQNDQAGVESLAVEISRLEAKADEFKNRVRSHMPIRLFLPVDRRDILSLISKMDAVADSAEDAGVLLTLRTMTVPPEIHTSLRSLIKHVMDCVYCAQRITHQLDPLLEAGFKGRPADNVMTMIDELHRLEHEADIVQIQNARALFELEHDMPPTALFMWTKILNKVGDMANHAENVGDLFRLFIAH, from the coding sequence ATGCGCATCCCATTGGCCGGCCTTTTCGTTCGTAGTCCTTTATTGCAGCTCGGCGAGCTCATGAATCGCGTCGTCGAATGCTGCGAGCGCGTACCCGATCTTTTTGAGAAGCTAATCCAAAACGATCAAGCCGGTGTCGAATCGCTGGCGGTGGAGATAAGTCGCCTTGAGGCAAAGGCAGATGAATTTAAGAATCGCGTACGATCGCATATGCCGATTCGGCTGTTTCTCCCGGTCGACCGTCGCGACATTCTTTCCCTCATCAGCAAAATGGACGCTGTAGCGGATTCTGCGGAGGACGCCGGCGTGTTGCTCACTTTGCGCACCATGACGGTGCCACCGGAAATTCACACGTCGCTCCGATCGCTGATCAAACACGTGATGGACTGCGTCTATTGCGCACAGCGTATTACGCATCAGCTGGACCCCTTGCTGGAAGCCGGGTTTAAGGGCCGCCCTGCGGACAACGTTATGACCATGATCGATGAACTCCACCGGCTTGAGCACGAGGCTGACATCGTCCAGATTCAAAATGCGCGCGCCCTCTTTGAGCTTGAGCATGACATGCCGCCCACCGCACTGTTCATGTGGACCAAAATCCTCAATAAAGTCGGGGACATGGCCAATCATGCAGAAAATGTGGGCGACCTTTTCCGTTTGTTCATCGCTCACTAA
- a CDS encoding KamA family radical SAM protein: protein MEKNPPVRLLPVHDDQPRSLTQRVSVPPETFRHKDLLTGPFWQRIPAYASLGEADFMSHLWQSRHTITKVPKLLEALQTLVSSEFLEDAQGGFLAAPMAVRVSPYLLSLIDWQNPYVDPLRRQFIPLKSERIVDHPKLGLDTLAEQVDSPVPGLTHRYPDKALFLVLDTCPVYCRFCTRSYAIGPDSEEIEKLSLKVNTARWQVVFDYIASQPVLEDIVISGGDMYNLKADQLRHIGQTLLSIDHVRRMRFATKGPAVMPQKLLSDEEWYRALVDTVALGRTMQKEVVLHTHFNHPNEITAITKKAMDRLFEAGVTVRNQSVLQRGVNDTVDTMKLLVKRLSYLNVHPYYVYQHDMVRGVEDLRTTLQTALDLEKNVRGTTAGFNTPTFVVDAPGGGGKRDVHSCEFYDRNTGISVYSAPSVKPGQYFLYFDPIHLLPESGQMRWQSPAEHSKMVQEALDKARVV, encoded by the coding sequence CGGTGCGCTTGCTCCCCGTTCATGATGATCAGCCCCGCTCCCTGACGCAGCGCGTGTCGGTGCCGCCCGAAACGTTCCGTCACAAAGACCTTCTCACAGGGCCGTTTTGGCAACGTATTCCGGCATATGCCTCGCTCGGTGAGGCAGACTTCATGAGCCACCTTTGGCAGTCTAGACACACCATTACGAAAGTCCCCAAACTGCTCGAAGCGCTTCAGACTCTGGTCAGCAGCGAGTTTCTTGAGGATGCCCAAGGCGGCTTTCTCGCGGCGCCCATGGCCGTTCGCGTCTCTCCGTATTTGCTGAGCTTGATCGATTGGCAAAACCCATATGTAGACCCGCTCAGGCGGCAGTTTATACCTCTCAAATCCGAGAGAATTGTCGATCATCCGAAACTGGGATTGGACACCCTTGCTGAGCAGGTTGACTCCCCGGTACCGGGTTTGACTCACCGCTATCCCGACAAAGCGCTCTTTTTGGTTTTGGACACCTGTCCAGTGTACTGCCGTTTTTGCACGCGCTCGTACGCCATCGGTCCCGATAGTGAAGAAATTGAAAAACTCAGTCTGAAGGTGAACACGGCACGTTGGCAAGTGGTATTCGACTATATCGCGTCCCAACCCGTGCTGGAGGACATCGTGATCAGCGGCGGCGACATGTATAACCTTAAGGCTGATCAGCTCCGGCACATCGGCCAGACGTTGTTGAGCATCGATCATGTGCGCCGCATGCGATTTGCCACCAAGGGTCCCGCGGTCATGCCGCAGAAATTGTTGAGCGACGAGGAGTGGTATCGGGCACTGGTAGACACAGTGGCGCTCGGGCGAACCATGCAGAAGGAAGTCGTGCTCCATACGCATTTCAACCATCCGAATGAAATCACCGCCATCACCAAGAAAGCTATGGATCGCCTGTTTGAGGCAGGCGTCACGGTGCGCAATCAAAGCGTCCTACAGCGTGGGGTGAACGATACGGTGGATACCATGAAACTCTTGGTCAAGCGTCTCTCATATCTGAACGTACATCCTTACTATGTGTACCAGCACGACATGGTGCGGGGGGTCGAAGATTTGCGAACGACACTCCAAACGGCCCTAGATTTGGAGAAAAATGTGCGCGGCACCACGGCGGGCTTCAATACGCCCACGTTTGTCGTAGATGCGCCAGGCGGCGGTGGAAAGCGAGACGTGCATTCGTGCGAATTTTACGATCGTAACACTGGCATTTCCGTTTACTCGGCTCCGTCGGTCAAGCCGGGACAGTACTTCTTATATTTCGACCCCATTCATCTGTTGCCCGAATCGGGCCAAATGCGCTGGCAGAGCCCCGCCGAACATTCCAAAATGGTGCAAGAAGCCTTGGATAAGGCCCGGGTGGTTTAA
- a CDS encoding twin-arginine translocase TatA/TatE family subunit: MPNIGFPEILLILVIAVLIFGANRLPQIGEGFGKAIKNFKRGLQSEDEIKIRPADKQVSADTRAERVRDSIAAPEDAHVVSKKPGPPDNV; this comes from the coding sequence GTGCCAAATATTGGTTTTCCCGAAATACTGTTGATTTTGGTAATTGCTGTTCTAATTTTTGGCGCCAACCGGTTGCCGCAAATTGGAGAGGGGTTTGGGAAAGCCATTAAAAACTTCAAGCGGGGCTTACAAAGCGAAGACGAGATTAAGATCAGGCCCGCAGACAAACAGGTATCTGCCGATACCCGCGCAGAGCGTGTCCGTGACAGCATAGCCGCGCCGGAAGATGCTCACGTGGTGTCCAAGAAGCCTGGACCGCCTGATAACGTTTAG
- a CDS encoding HAD-IIB family hydrolase produces the protein MPTPISELKSSDVQGLEGVLFDIDDTLTRDGRLEAVAYDALWRLYAYDLRLIALTGRPWGFAHVVAQHWPVDIAVAENGACWVAKQGSRLIEGQCDSCPKESNRILAEIQKRVKETLPHVSVTRDHAMRRYDLAFDIGEYATLPEADLLSLENIVEACGATVLKSTVHLHAQPEPWDKAQGACRAAEAVLGLDLMRDREHWMFVGDSPNDAAAFSFFPLSVGVANVAPYLPDLPHPPRFITEADRGSGFAECAHTVISRLAARSD, from the coding sequence ATGCCCACGCCCATTTCAGAATTGAAATCCAGCGACGTCCAAGGGCTTGAAGGCGTGCTGTTTGATATTGATGATACCCTGACGCGCGACGGGCGGCTTGAGGCGGTCGCGTATGATGCGCTGTGGCGGTTATATGCGTATGATCTGCGTCTTATTGCCTTGACCGGCCGACCGTGGGGATTTGCGCATGTCGTGGCCCAGCATTGGCCCGTTGACATCGCCGTCGCGGAAAACGGCGCATGCTGGGTCGCGAAACAAGGATCACGGCTGATCGAAGGCCAGTGCGACAGCTGCCCCAAAGAGTCAAACCGCATACTCGCCGAGATCCAAAAGCGCGTCAAAGAGACCCTACCCCACGTATCGGTAACGCGGGACCATGCGATGCGACGATACGACTTGGCATTCGACATAGGCGAGTACGCCACGCTTCCAGAGGCAGATCTCCTCTCGCTAGAGAACATAGTCGAAGCCTGTGGCGCGACCGTACTGAAATCAACGGTACATCTGCATGCGCAGCCTGAACCGTGGGACAAGGCCCAAGGAGCATGCCGTGCTGCCGAGGCAGTTCTCGGCCTCGATCTCATGCGAGACAGGGAACATTGGATGTTTGTAGGCGACAGCCCGAATGATGCAGCAGCGTTTTCATTCTTCCCTCTCAGCGTAGGCGTGGCCAATGTGGCGCCTTATCTGCCGGATCTTCCACACCCACCGCGCTTCATCACCGAGGCCGATCGGGGGAGCGGTTTTGCAGAGTGCGCCCATACAGTAATATCTCGCCTGGCGGCGCGCAGCGATTAA
- a CDS encoding class I SAM-dependent rRNA methyltransferase, which translates to MTTIILRNGHVKPVWAGHPWVYAQAIKAIEGAPTEGSLVRVSSENGRFLGQGFYSPKSAIPVRILSRDPEEILESSFFHSRLERAYRIRRDLLNVPSRHTNAYRLVHSEGDMLGGLIVDVYGDVATAQLLTVGMKQREDDIFAAIKHVTGVRSVLEIARSSTLRREGFEASTRTVYGPEVTTLEFAESDINYTVPLEISQKSGFYLDHRETRLLVRTIAKHKRVLDAFCYLGSFSLTALRGGAESARAIDSSASVLATAATIAEQNGFGGRILFDKADVRAQLPALHARGEKFDVVIIDPPKLAPSTKHLHQGRRAYQKLNSAALRLVATDGLLLTCSCSAALKLEDFLRVLALAAGDAGRQVQVLRVGLQSADHPTLPAFPEGRYLTYALLKVL; encoded by the coding sequence ATGACCACAATCATCCTCCGAAACGGCCATGTTAAGCCCGTATGGGCTGGGCACCCCTGGGTCTATGCACAGGCGATAAAGGCCATAGAGGGAGCGCCCACGGAAGGCTCTCTGGTACGGGTCAGCAGCGAAAACGGAAGGTTTTTAGGACAAGGATTTTACTCACCGAAATCAGCGATTCCGGTGCGCATTCTCAGCCGCGACCCCGAAGAGATTCTCGAGAGCTCGTTTTTTCATTCCCGTTTGGAACGTGCGTATCGGATTCGAAGAGACCTTTTAAACGTGCCATCCCGACACACCAACGCTTACCGGCTTGTGCATTCAGAAGGGGACATGCTCGGGGGTCTGATCGTGGATGTCTATGGAGATGTGGCGACGGCACAGCTACTTACCGTGGGGATGAAGCAACGCGAGGATGACATCTTCGCGGCAATCAAACATGTGACCGGTGTAAGGAGCGTGCTTGAGATCGCACGATCGAGCACGCTGCGGCGTGAGGGGTTTGAAGCAAGCACCCGCACAGTTTACGGGCCTGAAGTGACGACGCTAGAGTTCGCTGAGAGCGACATTAACTATACCGTCCCGCTAGAAATCAGTCAGAAGTCCGGGTTCTATTTGGACCATCGCGAAACCCGCCTCCTAGTACGAACCATCGCCAAGCATAAGCGCGTGCTAGACGCGTTTTGTTACCTGGGTTCCTTTTCACTCACTGCGCTCAGGGGCGGTGCTGAGAGCGCGCGGGCAATCGATTCTTCAGCCTCTGTTCTCGCGACAGCGGCGACAATCGCTGAACAGAACGGCTTTGGTGGACGGATATTGTTCGACAAAGCCGATGTCCGAGCGCAGCTGCCCGCTCTTCATGCCCGAGGAGAAAAATTCGACGTTGTGATTATCGATCCGCCTAAGCTGGCCCCGTCAACGAAGCATCTCCATCAAGGTCGCCGTGCCTATCAGAAGCTCAATTCCGCTGCTCTCCGGCTGGTCGCGACCGACGGTCTTCTTCTTACCTGCTCTTGCTCGGCCGCTCTAAAGCTGGAAGATTTCTTGCGAGTCTTGGCGCTTGCGGCTGGAGATGCCGGCCGGCAGGTGCAGGTACTGCGCGTGGGTCTACAAAGTGCGGATCATCCGACGCTGCCAGCCTTTCCGGAGGGCCGCTATCTGACGTACGCACTGCTGAAGGTCCTTTGA